From the genome of Pseudomonas sp. gcc21, one region includes:
- a CDS encoding cupin domain-containing protein, which produces MGDSSLLGSLHLSGSIFLDAEFSAPWCIKAQVTPDDCGPFTPPPRHLIAYHYLLAGHCFVSVEGMPSFQAYGGDIVVLPRNDPHILSSASELAPVCPEQFLQPAADGGLTRLVYGAGGRPDVTALRLSRT; this is translated from the coding sequence GTGGGTGATTCATCGCTGCTCGGATCGTTACACCTGAGCGGGAGCATCTTCCTGGATGCCGAGTTCAGCGCACCCTGGTGCATCAAAGCCCAGGTCACGCCGGATGATTGCGGCCCTTTCACGCCGCCCCCACGCCATCTCATCGCCTACCACTACCTGCTTGCCGGTCACTGCTTCGTGAGTGTCGAAGGCATGCCTTCGTTCCAGGCCTATGGCGGGGACATCGTGGTACTGCCGCGCAACGACCCGCATATCCTGAGCAGTGCATCGGAGCTGGCCCCGGTTTGCCCAGAACAATTTCTGCAACCGGCCGCTGACGGTGGTCTGACTCGCCTCGTTTATGGCGCGGGGGGGCGACCGGACGTCACTGCTTTGCGGCTTTCTCGGACATAA
- a CDS encoding AraC family transcriptional regulator, protein MKRSPIIALLPRALKLSVQEDSPAGWIRNLFQFAAHELATGRRQSPAMLAKIAELMLTETVQQYAAAQSDQSEAWIAGLRDPLVARALELLHGQLARHWTTDQLAREVGLSRSAFADHFVRTLGEAPMGYLLRHRLEQAAARLLESSDCIAQIAFDIGYESEGAFSRAFRREYGLPPATWRRSKRH, encoded by the coding sequence ATGAAGCGCAGCCCGATCATTGCCCTGCTACCCCGCGCATTGAAGTTGAGCGTTCAGGAAGACAGCCCGGCCGGCTGGATCAGGAATCTGTTTCAATTTGCCGCCCATGAACTGGCGACAGGGCGACGGCAATCCCCAGCCATGCTGGCGAAGATTGCTGAACTCATGCTTACCGAAACCGTTCAGCAATACGCGGCAGCACAATCAGATCAGTCAGAAGCCTGGATTGCCGGACTGCGTGACCCGCTGGTGGCGCGCGCCCTGGAACTGCTGCACGGTCAACTGGCCCGCCATTGGACGACGGACCAACTGGCAAGGGAAGTCGGCCTATCCCGTTCCGCCTTTGCAGACCATTTTGTCCGCACCCTCGGTGAAGCGCCCATGGGCTATTTGCTACGCCATCGGCTGGAACAGGCCGCAGCGCGCTTATTGGAGAGTTCAGATTGTATTGCGCAGATAGCTTTTGATATCGGCTATGAATCGGAAGGGGCCTTCAGCCGTGCCTTCCGGCGTGAGTATGGTCTACCGCCAGCTACCTGGCGGCGCAGCAAGCGACACTGA
- the rpoH gene encoding RNA polymerase sigma factor RpoH, with the protein MSTALQPVHNLVPGANLEAYVQTVSSIPILSVEEERELADRLYYHEDLEAARQLVMSHLRFVVHIARSYSGYGLAQADLVQEGNVGLMKAVKRFNPEMGVRLVSFAVHWIRAEIHEFILRNWRIVKVATTKAQRKLFFNLRSAKKKLAWLSHDEVSAVAEDLGVATREVREMESRLYGQDLGFDGAQDEDDDAAYAPVHYLEDKRYDPATQLESADWTDSSVNQLQQGLEQLDERSRDILYQRWLAEEKATLHELAAKYQVSAERIRQLEKNAMNKLKKNLAIEDAA; encoded by the coding sequence ATGAGCACTGCTTTGCAGCCCGTACATAACCTTGTTCCCGGTGCGAACCTAGAGGCGTATGTCCAGACCGTAAGCAGCATTCCGATACTCAGTGTTGAGGAAGAGCGCGAGCTGGCAGATCGTCTGTACTACCACGAAGATCTCGAAGCGGCCCGTCAGCTGGTGATGTCGCACCTGCGTTTCGTTGTGCATATCGCCCGCAGCTATTCCGGCTATGGTCTGGCTCAAGCCGACCTGGTTCAGGAAGGTAATGTCGGCCTGATGAAGGCCGTCAAGCGATTCAACCCGGAGATGGGTGTGCGTCTGGTGTCCTTCGCGGTCCACTGGATTCGTGCAGAGATTCACGAATTCATTCTGCGCAACTGGCGCATCGTCAAGGTCGCGACTACCAAGGCCCAACGCAAACTGTTCTTCAACCTGCGCAGCGCCAAGAAGAAGCTTGCCTGGCTTTCCCACGACGAAGTCAGCGCCGTTGCCGAAGATCTCGGCGTCGCAACCCGCGAAGTGCGCGAGATGGAGAGCCGGCTGTATGGTCAGGATCTCGGTTTTGACGGCGCGCAGGATGAGGATGACGACGCAGCCTATGCGCCAGTCCATTACCTGGAAGACAAGCGCTATGATCCCGCAACCCAGCTGGAGTCGGCGGACTGGACAGACAGCTCTGTCAACCAGTTGCAGCAGGGGCTTGAGCAGCTCGACGAGCGTAGCCGGGATATTCTCTACCAGCGCTGGCTGGCCGAAGAGAAAGCCACGCTGCATGAGTTGGCGGCCAAGTACCAGGTCTCGGCTGAACGCATCCGGCAGCTGGAAAAGAACGCGATGAACAAGTTGAAGAAGAATCTGGCGATCGAAGACGCGGCGTGA
- the ftsX gene encoding permease-like cell division protein FtsX has translation MAENKRNPGPRTRQPAETPEVKRSNTPKGAARSQRNWKHPLRSWLGSHRDSASQALQRLRRHPLSSAMTILVMTIVLALPTGLAVLIGQIERLGVDWQRAAQLSVYLQDEMNGSAAEQLRDSIAALDEVDEVQLLDKALALAEFQQHSGMGDALEQLSYNPLPSVILVTPASIEGGASALQPLRDRIAGMSGVELVQIDLLWVERLTSILAMLERFTGGLAVLLIFALLLVMTTTIRLAIESRREEIQVIKLVGGTDAFVRRPFLYIGMVYGLVAGILAWLLLAGGIAWLNTTVRQVAALYQSGFELLPMPAGDGLLLVAGAVLLGLLGAWLAVGRHIRDIEPQ, from the coding sequence ATGGCCGAAAACAAGCGAAACCCGGGGCCGCGCACGCGTCAGCCTGCTGAAACGCCCGAGGTCAAACGCAGCAATACGCCGAAAGGCGCGGCCCGCTCGCAGCGCAACTGGAAACATCCGCTGCGCAGCTGGCTGGGCAGTCATCGTGACAGCGCATCTCAGGCGCTGCAGCGCTTGCGCAGGCATCCGCTGAGCAGTGCCATGACCATCCTGGTGATGACCATTGTGCTGGCATTGCCTACCGGGCTCGCTGTGTTGATTGGTCAGATCGAGCGCCTGGGCGTCGACTGGCAACGTGCGGCGCAGTTATCTGTCTATCTACAGGATGAAATGAACGGCAGTGCCGCCGAGCAATTACGCGACAGCATTGCTGCGCTGGATGAGGTGGACGAGGTTCAGTTGCTGGACAAGGCCCTGGCTCTTGCCGAGTTCCAGCAGCACTCCGGCATGGGTGATGCGCTGGAGCAGCTGTCCTACAATCCCTTGCCTTCGGTGATTCTGGTCACGCCGGCAAGCATCGAAGGCGGCGCCTCGGCGCTGCAGCCGTTAAGGGATCGCATTGCCGGTATGTCCGGGGTCGAGCTGGTGCAGATCGATCTGCTCTGGGTTGAGCGCCTGACCTCGATTCTAGCCATGCTTGAACGCTTCACTGGTGGCCTGGCGGTGCTGTTGATCTTCGCTCTGCTATTGGTAATGACTACCACCATTCGGCTGGCAATCGAAAGCCGCCGTGAAGAGATCCAGGTCATCAAACTGGTCGGTGGCACCGATGCCTTCGTGCGTCGGCCGTTTCTGTATATCGGTATGGTTTACGGGCTGGTCGCGGGGATACTGGCCTGGCTGTTGCTTGCCGGCGGTATCGCCTGGCTGAACACGACGGTGCGTCAGGTGGCGGCGCTGTATCAGAGCGGTTTCGAGTTATTGCCGATGCCGGCGGGGGACGGCCTGCTGCTGGTCGCTGGCGCTGTGCTGCTCGGCTTGCTCGGCGCATGGCTGGCAGTGGGTCGTCATATCCGTGACATTGAACCGCAATGA
- the ftsE gene encoding cell division ATP-binding protein FtsE, with protein sequence MIRFDQVSKRYPNGHQGLDNLDFHIRTGEMVFITGHSGAGKSTLLKLIMCMERPSAGRVHIGGQDLHELGSDDIPYLRRQVGVVFQNHQLLFDRTVFDNVALPLIINGTPRDEIGRRVRAALDKVDLLKKENLYPISLSGGEQQRVGIARAVVHKPALLLADEPTGNLDPALSAEIMTLFEDFNRVGVTVLIASHDLPLIARLDHRMLTLREGRLVKDGE encoded by the coding sequence ATGATTCGCTTCGATCAGGTCAGCAAGCGCTACCCTAACGGCCACCAGGGGCTCGATAACCTCGACTTTCATATCCGGACCGGTGAGATGGTATTCATTACCGGCCACTCGGGTGCGGGCAAAAGCACGCTGCTCAAGTTGATCATGTGCATGGAGCGGCCAAGCGCCGGTCGGGTGCATATCGGCGGGCAGGATCTGCACGAGCTCGGCAGCGACGATATTCCCTATCTCCGCCGTCAGGTGGGCGTGGTATTCCAGAACCATCAGCTGCTGTTTGATCGCACCGTATTCGATAACGTCGCATTGCCCTTGATCATCAACGGCACGCCGCGGGATGAAATCGGCCGACGCGTACGCGCCGCGCTGGATAAGGTCGATCTGCTGAAAAAGGAAAATCTGTATCCCATCTCCCTGTCCGGTGGTGAACAGCAGCGAGTCGGTATTGCCCGGGCGGTGGTTCACAAGCCCGCCCTGCTACTGGCCGATGAGCCCACGGGTAACCTTGACCCGGCGTTATCGGCGGAAATCATGACGCTGTTCGAGGACTTCAACCGTGTCGGCGTGACAGTTCTGATCGCCAGTCACGATCTGCCGCTGATTGCGCGGCTGGATCATCGCATGCTTACCTTGCGCGAAGGTCGCCTGGTCAAGGACGGGGAGTAG
- the ftsY gene encoding signal recognition particle-docking protein FtsY — protein sequence MFGSKDKSDKPDSKRSENEASKPEKRGLFGWARRKSEPAPPAASEPVVEPVETPAERPAEQPVARDTPPPVPAEPDAAGSTPVVSSQDQAAREVAAELFGGLGQVSEQPEKEPEPEKPAAEPKGFFARMKAGLSKTSANLGEGMANMFLGEKEIDDELMEDMETRLLMADVGIEATTLIMESLQQRVSRRQVNNRKALYGALQGELESLLGNVARPLVIPAEKKPFVILVVGVNGVGKTTTIGKLAKRLQGEGKQVMLAAGDTFRAAAVEQLQVWGERNHIPVVAQHTGADSASVIFDALQAAKARGADVLIADTAGRLHNKDHLMDELKKVKRVLAKLDDEAPHEVLLVLDAGTGQNAISQTKLFDQAVGLTGLALTKLDGTAKGGVIFALAKQFGLPIRFIGVGEKIDDLRPFTAPEFVKALFGRE from the coding sequence ATGTTTGGTTCAAAAGACAAGTCAGATAAGCCGGACTCCAAGCGTTCAGAGAACGAGGCGTCCAAGCCCGAGAAAAGAGGCCTGTTCGGCTGGGCTCGGCGCAAGAGCGAACCGGCTCCACCTGCTGCCAGTGAGCCGGTGGTCGAGCCGGTTGAAACACCGGCTGAGCGGCCTGCCGAACAACCCGTCGCGCGCGATACGCCCCCCCCGGTGCCCGCCGAGCCGGATGCGGCTGGTTCGACCCCTGTTGTCTCCAGCCAGGATCAGGCCGCCCGGGAAGTAGCGGCCGAGCTGTTCGGTGGCCTTGGCCAGGTATCGGAACAGCCCGAGAAGGAGCCCGAACCGGAGAAGCCGGCAGCCGAACCCAAGGGCTTCTTCGCCCGGATGAAGGCAGGGTTGTCGAAGACCAGTGCCAATCTTGGCGAGGGCATGGCCAACATGTTCCTCGGCGAGAAGGAAATCGACGATGAGCTGATGGAGGACATGGAAACCCGTCTGCTGATGGCCGATGTCGGTATCGAAGCCACCACGCTGATCATGGAGTCGTTGCAGCAGCGCGTCAGCCGGCGCCAGGTAAATAACCGCAAGGCGTTATACGGTGCCTTGCAGGGCGAGCTGGAAAGCCTGCTGGGCAATGTGGCCAGACCCTTGGTCATTCCCGCCGAGAAGAAGCCGTTCGTGATCCTGGTCGTGGGCGTCAATGGCGTCGGCAAGACCACGACCATCGGCAAGTTGGCCAAACGACTGCAGGGCGAGGGTAAGCAGGTGATGCTGGCTGCTGGCGATACCTTCCGTGCGGCAGCGGTGGAGCAGTTGCAGGTCTGGGGCGAGCGCAACCATATACCGGTCGTCGCGCAGCATACCGGCGCTGATTCGGCTTCGGTGATCTTTGATGCGTTGCAGGCCGCCAAGGCGCGGGGTGCGGATGTACTGATCGCCGACACCGCCGGGCGTTTGCATAACAAGGACCACCTCATGGATGAGCTGAAAAAGGTCAAGCGGGTACTGGCCAAGCTGGACGACGAGGCACCGCATGAAGTGCTGCTAGTGCTCGACGCGGGCACCGGTCAGAACGCCATCTCCCAGACCAAGCTGTTTGATCAGGCGGTTGGGCTCACGGGTCTGGCCTTGACCAAGCTCGATGGTACCGCCAAGGGCGGGGTAATTTTCGCGCTGGCCAAGCAGTTCGGGCTGCCCATCCGGTTCATCGGTGTCGGCGAGAAGATTGATGATCTGCGTCCCTTTACTGCGCCGGAGTTCGTCAAGGCGCTGTTCGGGCGCGAGTAA
- a CDS encoding pitrilysin family protein, with amino-acid sequence MSRLLQPVSILLLMLGLSGLAHAQEQRQTTHEFSLDNGLKVIVREDHRAPVVVSQLWYKVGSSDEPPGRTGMSHALEHMMFKGSENIAPGQASKILSSLGAQENAFTSRDYTAYYQVLSRDQLAVALELEAERMHLLSLPEDEIMREMQVIKEERRLRVDDNPNSLAYERFMTQAHMASPYAQPVIGWMHDLDRLTVEDLRAWYELHYQPGNATLVIVGDVTLDEVRTLVERYFGPIPAGPVPEQKAPLELPGGGERSMVMHLDVQLPSLLMGFNVPSLNTSEHAWEAHALRLLEAVLDGGYSARLASRLERAQSVATSASASYSAFNRGDSLFMLSGVPNESRDISLEQLEDALWEQIDELKNQPPNAVELNRVQSQLIASLVYEQDQISQQANRIGQLESIGLPWTLLDKDVETLEAITPEQVSEVARRYLTRERLTRAHVLPATQDQETR; translated from the coding sequence ATGTCGCGCCTTCTGCAACCCGTTTCGATCCTGCTGCTGATGCTTGGGCTGTCCGGCCTCGCCCATGCCCAGGAGCAACGCCAGACTACTCACGAATTCAGTCTGGACAATGGCCTCAAGGTAATAGTACGAGAGGATCATCGCGCGCCGGTCGTGGTATCGCAGCTGTGGTACAAGGTCGGCAGCAGTGACGAGCCGCCAGGCCGAACCGGCATGTCGCATGCGCTGGAACATATGATGTTCAAGGGCAGCGAGAACATTGCGCCGGGGCAGGCATCGAAGATCCTCAGCAGTCTCGGCGCGCAGGAAAACGCTTTCACCAGCCGCGATTACACCGCCTATTATCAGGTCCTCAGCCGCGATCAGCTGGCCGTTGCCCTGGAACTGGAAGCCGAGCGCATGCATTTGTTGTCTCTGCCCGAAGACGAGATCATGCGTGAAATGCAGGTCATCAAGGAAGAGCGCCGCCTGCGTGTCGACGACAATCCCAACAGCCTCGCCTATGAGCGTTTCATGACCCAGGCGCACATGGCCAGCCCCTATGCGCAGCCTGTCATCGGCTGGATGCATGACCTTGACCGGCTCACCGTCGAAGACCTGCGCGCCTGGTATGAGCTGCACTATCAACCGGGTAACGCCACACTGGTGATCGTCGGCGACGTGACGCTCGACGAGGTTCGCACCCTGGTTGAGCGCTATTTCGGCCCTATCCCCGCTGGCCCGGTGCCCGAACAGAAGGCACCGCTGGAACTGCCAGGCGGCGGCGAGCGCAGCATGGTCATGCACCTCGACGTGCAGCTACCCAGCCTGCTCATGGGCTTCAACGTCCCGAGCCTGAATACCTCCGAGCACGCCTGGGAGGCCCACGCGTTGCGCCTGCTGGAAGCCGTGCTGGATGGCGGATACAGCGCCCGTCTGGCCAGCCGCCTGGAGCGTGCGCAATCGGTCGCCACATCGGCCTCCGCCAGTTATAGCGCCTTCAACCGGGGCGATTCCCTGTTCATGCTCAGCGGCGTACCCAACGAATCGCGCGACATCAGTCTGGAGCAACTGGAAGACGCTCTCTGGGAGCAGATCGACGAGCTGAAAAACCAGCCCCCAAATGCCGTGGAATTGAACCGGGTGCAATCGCAACTGATCGCCAGCCTGGTGTACGAACAGGATCAGATCAGCCAGCAGGCCAACCGTATCGGTCAACTGGAAAGCATCGGCCTGCCCTGGACCTTGCTGGACAAGGACGTCGAGACGCTCGAAGCCATCACGCCGGAACAGGTCAGCGAGGTCGCACGACGCTACCTGACACGTGAACGCCTGACCCGCGCCCACGTATTGCCCGCCACCCAGGACCAGGAGACTCGCTGA
- a CDS encoding pitrilysin family protein codes for MAVAHSRKTLRWLLVVIVLAVIAGITLLKSGADNPPAQAKAAPAALVDTTPAAVDTESIAQGGAADAPLPDLESLKKLDADKPPARRKLDLQHWTTEQGSRVYFMQADELPMLDVQVLFAAGASRDGDQPGLATLTNAMLNEGTGDKDAGAIAAGFERLGAQFSNSSHRDMALTGLRSLTAADKLDPALALFAEVVSRPSFPQDAFERLRNQLQASLRYRLQRPAALASEAFWAGLYPDHPYGSLPEGTPESLKQITPTQLRSFHQEFYASGNAVIAMVGAIDRQQAERIAQRLADALPEGLAAAKTPEPDPVALQPTHIPFDAQQTHILVGQRGISRHDPDYAALYVGNEMLGGSGFGSILMEEIREKRGLSYSVGSSLIPMQAPGPFMISMQTRADQVEQALEVINNSLDEFIETGPSEADLARTKRQIMGQFPLSTASNAAIVGQLGAIGFYDLPLNHMQLFMDRIQALSTEEIREAFARHFAQGERLVVTVGPVLETPEDHPNDTNTETAPDAPEEATP; via the coding sequence ATGGCTGTCGCTCATTCCCGCAAAACGCTGCGCTGGCTGCTCGTCGTGATCGTGCTGGCTGTGATCGCTGGCATCACGCTGCTCAAGTCCGGCGCAGATAATCCTCCGGCCCAGGCGAAAGCCGCGCCGGCTGCGCTGGTCGATACCACCCCTGCCGCGGTTGATACTGAAAGCATCGCCCAGGGCGGCGCTGCTGACGCCCCGTTACCCGATCTCGAGTCATTGAAGAAGCTGGATGCGGACAAGCCACCGGCCCGTCGCAAACTCGACCTGCAGCATTGGACGACGGAGCAGGGTTCGCGGGTGTATTTCATGCAAGCGGATGAACTGCCGATGCTCGACGTGCAGGTCTTGTTCGCCGCCGGTGCCAGCCGTGACGGCGATCAGCCGGGTCTGGCAACACTGACCAATGCAATGCTCAACGAAGGGACGGGTGACAAGGATGCTGGAGCCATTGCAGCGGGCTTTGAGCGCCTGGGCGCGCAGTTCAGCAACAGCTCCCACCGCGACATGGCGCTAACCGGCTTGCGCAGCCTGACCGCTGCCGACAAGCTGGATCCTGCCCTGGCATTGTTCGCTGAAGTCGTCAGCCGCCCGAGCTTTCCGCAGGACGCCTTCGAACGCCTGCGCAATCAATTGCAGGCGAGCCTGCGTTATCGCTTGCAACGGCCGGCGGCACTAGCCAGCGAAGCATTCTGGGCAGGACTCTATCCCGATCATCCTTATGGCAGCCTGCCGGAGGGCACCCCGGAAAGCCTGAAGCAGATCACGCCGACACAACTGCGCAGTTTTCATCAGGAATTTTATGCCTCGGGCAATGCCGTTATCGCAATGGTCGGTGCGATAGACCGTCAACAAGCAGAACGCATAGCACAGCGCCTCGCCGATGCTCTGCCGGAAGGCCTCGCAGCCGCAAAAACACCGGAGCCTGACCCGGTCGCGCTACAGCCCACACATATCCCCTTTGATGCGCAGCAGACGCACATACTGGTGGGTCAGCGCGGCATCAGCCGCCACGATCCGGATTATGCCGCGCTCTATGTCGGCAATGAGATGCTGGGCGGCTCGGGCTTTGGTTCAATATTGATGGAGGAAATCCGCGAGAAGCGCGGCCTGTCCTATTCGGTCGGCAGCAGCCTGATTCCCATGCAGGCGCCCGGCCCGTTCATGATCAGCATGCAGACCCGCGCTGATCAGGTCGAGCAGGCACTGGAAGTCATCAACAACAGCCTGGACGAGTTCATCGAGACGGGCCCGAGCGAGGCGGACCTTGCGCGGACCAAGCGGCAAATCATGGGCCAGTTCCCGCTCAGCACCGCAAGCAATGCGGCGATCGTTGGCCAGCTGGGTGCCATCGGCTTCTATGACCTGCCGCTGAACCACATGCAGCTGTTCATGGACCGCATCCAGGCGCTGAGCACCGAGGAGATCCGCGAAGCGTTCGCACGCCACTTCGCACAGGGCGAAAGGCTCGTAGTGACCGTCGGCCCTGTGCTTGAGACGCCGGAAGACCACCCGAACGATACTAATACCGAAACCGCGCCCGATGCGCCTGAGGAAGCGACCCCATGA
- the rsmD gene encoding 16S rRNA (guanine(966)-N(2))-methyltransferase RsmD, translated as MRQDKGRQSQLRIIAGTWRSRRFTFTEQPGLRPTPDRVRETLFNWLSGEIEGARCLDPFAGSGALILEALSRGASFALSADSSREVVATLRGHLSTLECDNGEVRQQDALSLLASTPESPFDVVFLDPPFRQELLEPACAAVEDNGWLTDRAWVYTESELPPDRQTVPASWRLHREKRAGQVWYTLWRRQA; from the coding sequence ATGAGGCAGGACAAAGGCCGCCAGAGCCAGCTGCGCATCATTGCCGGAACCTGGCGCAGCCGGCGCTTCACCTTCACCGAACAGCCTGGACTGCGTCCGACACCGGACCGGGTACGGGAAACGCTGTTCAACTGGCTCAGCGGCGAAATTGAAGGCGCCCGCTGCCTGGACCCTTTCGCCGGCAGCGGCGCGCTGATCCTCGAGGCACTGTCTCGCGGCGCCAGCTTCGCCTTAAGTGCTGACTCGAGCCGCGAGGTCGTCGCCACGCTGCGCGGGCATTTGAGCACGCTTGAGTGTGACAACGGTGAAGTGCGTCAGCAGGACGCCCTAAGCCTGTTGGCCAGCACCCCGGAGTCACCCTTCGATGTGGTCTTTCTCGACCCGCCATTCAGGCAGGAGCTGCTGGAACCCGCCTGCGCTGCGGTAGAGGACAACGGCTGGCTGACAGACCGGGCCTGGGTTTATACCGAAAGCGAACTGCCCCCGGACCGCCAGACGGTGCCGGCAAGCTGGCGGCTGCACCGCGAAAAGCGTGCCGGGCAGGTGTGGTACACGCTGTGGCGTCGACAAGCGTAA
- a CDS encoding coniferyl aldehyde dehydrogenase yields the protein MVADIAYLQQQEDAISSLNETFASQRAAFRAAPTSDAAERVRQLGQLKAALIAQQQKLIDAINQDFGRRSSDETRLAELLPSVEGINYTIKHLNNWVKPSRRNVGLAFQPATARVIYQPLGVVGIIVPWNYPLYLAIGPLTAALAAGNRAMIKMSESTPATAAVLAEILATVFPREQVAVVCGETDVAVAFARLPFDHLLFTGGTGIGRHVMRAAAENLTPVTLELGGKSPAMISADVPIADAAERIAFGKGLNAGQTCVAPDYVLCPRERVTELVEALRQRFSKMYPTLAQNPDYTQIINARHLQRLNRYLADAVDKGASVHVINPTGEDMAGSRVLPPTLLWDVSDDMLVMQEEIFGPLLPIVPYDSLDQALAYIAERPTPLALYYFGYDRAEQQRVMTQTQAGGMCINDALLHVAQDDLPFGGKGPSGMGQYHGREGFLTFSQAKGVYIKQRFNGARPIYPPYGGTLLKLIYRLFIR from the coding sequence ATGGTTGCCGACATCGCCTACCTCCAGCAGCAAGAAGATGCCATTTCTTCACTGAACGAAACCTTCGCCAGTCAGCGCGCTGCGTTTCGAGCTGCGCCAACCTCGGACGCGGCAGAGCGAGTCCGCCAGCTTGGGCAGTTAAAAGCGGCTCTGATCGCCCAGCAACAGAAGTTGATTGATGCAATCAATCAAGACTTCGGCCGCCGCTCCAGCGACGAAACCCGATTGGCCGAACTGCTGCCATCGGTGGAGGGAATCAACTACACGATCAAGCACCTGAACAACTGGGTTAAGCCCTCGCGGCGTAACGTTGGCCTGGCGTTCCAGCCGGCCACCGCGCGGGTGATCTACCAGCCGCTAGGCGTGGTGGGCATTATCGTGCCCTGGAACTACCCGCTCTACCTCGCCATAGGACCACTCACTGCGGCGCTGGCCGCGGGGAACCGGGCGATGATCAAGATGAGCGAGTCGACGCCGGCCACGGCTGCGGTTCTGGCCGAGATATTGGCTACCGTGTTTCCACGAGAGCAGGTAGCGGTCGTCTGCGGGGAAACGGATGTAGCCGTGGCGTTCGCCAGGCTGCCCTTTGATCACCTGTTGTTCACCGGTGGCACTGGGATCGGCCGCCACGTCATGCGCGCGGCGGCGGAAAACCTCACACCGGTGACACTCGAGCTCGGCGGCAAGTCGCCAGCGATGATTTCTGCCGATGTACCCATTGCCGATGCTGCCGAGCGAATCGCCTTCGGCAAGGGACTCAACGCCGGCCAGACCTGCGTCGCGCCAGATTACGTGCTTTGTCCGCGTGAACGGGTCACCGAGCTGGTCGAGGCGCTGCGCCAACGGTTCAGCAAAATGTACCCCACCCTGGCGCAGAATCCGGACTACACGCAGATCATCAACGCCCGACACCTCCAAAGGCTCAATCGTTACCTGGCGGACGCCGTCGACAAGGGCGCAAGCGTTCACGTGATAAACCCGACGGGCGAGGATATGGCCGGGAGCCGGGTCCTGCCGCCAACGCTGCTATGGGATGTCTCCGATGACATGCTGGTGATGCAGGAAGAGATTTTCGGCCCGCTTCTACCCATCGTGCCCTATGACAGCCTGGACCAGGCGCTTGCCTATATCGCCGAGCGCCCGACGCCGCTGGCGCTGTATTATTTCGGCTACGACCGCGCCGAACAGCAGCGGGTCATGACACAGACCCAGGCCGGCGGGATGTGCATCAATGATGCCCTGCTGCACGTAGCGCAGGATGACCTGCCTTTCGGCGGAAAAGGTCCGTCGGGAATGGGGCAATATCACGGCCGCGAAGGGTTCCTTACTTTCAGCCAGGCGAAAGGTGTATATATCAAGCAGCGCTTCAACGGCGCCCGGCCCATCTATCCGCCCTACGGGGGCACGCTGTTGAAGCTGATATACAGATTATTCATTCGCTAA
- a CDS encoding twin-arginine translocation pathway signal protein: MTHSVRLSRRSLLKLGVGASIALSTAGLVATLTGSTPEQPHTGMQVLRSVDLPVLAVLFPAFVGPHSNLDDDAIQASVRQVDYTLAHSSAQTQKDVLHLLGLLSFAPTRGPLTGIWGSIDQASPAEIESFLQRWRDSRLEMLRLGYKALGQLLLMSWYALPQSWEAAGYPGPPVI; the protein is encoded by the coding sequence ATGACCCACTCAGTCCGGCTCAGTCGCCGGAGTCTATTAAAGCTCGGTGTCGGCGCGAGTATCGCGCTGTCTACGGCGGGCCTGGTAGCCACCCTCACCGGCTCCACGCCCGAGCAGCCGCATACCGGCATGCAGGTTCTGCGCAGTGTCGACCTGCCGGTCCTGGCAGTGCTTTTCCCGGCCTTTGTCGGCCCGCATTCCAACCTGGACGACGACGCAATCCAGGCCTCTGTTCGTCAGGTCGACTATACCCTGGCCCATAGCTCTGCACAGACGCAGAAGGACGTCCTGCATTTGTTGGGGCTGCTTAGCTTCGCGCCCACCCGCGGTCCGCTGACAGGTATCTGGGGCAGTATTGATCAGGCCAGCCCGGCCGAAATCGAAAGCTTTCTGCAGCGCTGGCGCGATAGCCGGCTGGAGATGCTGCGACTGGGTTACAAGGCACTGGGCCAGCTGCTGTTGATGAGCTGGTATGCCTTGCCGCAGTCGTGGGAGGCCGCCGGGTATCCCGGTCCGCCAGTCATCTGA